One window from the genome of Faecalibacterium sp. HTF-F encodes:
- a CDS encoding InlB B-repeat-containing protein yields the protein MTNELRHTPKLRLLSAFLAAAMTLTTLPAAAFAADVTDYELAVNGKRVTSANATNILDDGKASYDAVTRTLTLSGDISATDNAVNPFGEQITVDGNSTLTLTDGQKELYAGLCGTKTINVAAGADITLDAFGYGISYAGADISGNVTIRNVDFGITSGGATIQSTGKLVIEKADKAVSGGGAKVYGTLEIDETGTAVSDSGVTVYEGGVVTITGATSGLNGRSEVDGGSLSVSATTCIDNGEVIFKSGTLKLDSANNETIALNKLTVNAPNFWYRTATDGAWTQVTGGSWTRPDDAVYFEITTDDPAATHYTVTFDLNGGTNWDWISGGEWNNAHDRVSFPTQTGGRGEGLSISVDPGMGPKREGYEFVGWYTAAVGGEPVENQSYYYQDQRLEPITENITLYAHWQWIGEGPEPGPAPVPDETVVDGGDGSGFGAVLAVAGGAAVVGAAGFGVYELATRAILKDLLPEGTAIPATRGELALLLWQNAGRPEPAALPAFADTADTETAKAAQWCTEQGLLTAENGAFHPEQKVTKYRVIRVWKQAAAPQQ from the coding sequence ATGACAAATGAACTCCGGCACACCCCAAAGCTGCGGCTGCTCAGTGCTTTTCTGGCAGCGGCCATGACTCTGACCACGCTGCCTGCGGCTGCATTCGCGGCGGACGTGACAGATTATGAACTTGCTGTGAATGGAAAGAGGGTAACCTCGGCCAACGCAACGAATATTCTGGACGATGGCAAGGCAAGTTATGATGCTGTCACCCGGACGCTGACCCTGAGTGGAGACATCTCAGCCACAGACAATGCAGTCAACCCATTCGGGGAGCAGATAACTGTTGACGGAAACAGTACACTTACACTGACCGATGGGCAGAAAGAATTGTACGCCGGGCTTTGTGGTACAAAGACGATCAATGTAGCGGCAGGTGCTGATATCACATTGGACGCATTTGGATATGGCATTTCCTATGCGGGCGCAGATATTTCCGGAAATGTAACGATCCGCAATGTGGATTTCGGTATCACAAGTGGTGGTGCCACGATTCAAAGCACTGGTAAATTGGTCATTGAGAAAGCTGACAAAGCAGTTTCCGGCGGCGGTGCAAAAGTTTATGGCACGCTGGAAATTGACGAGACCGGCACAGCCGTCAGCGACAGCGGTGTCACGGTCTATGAGGGCGGCGTGGTGACCATCACCGGAGCAACCAGCGGCCTGAACGGCAGGTCGGAAGTGGACGGCGGCAGCCTTTCGGTGAGCGCCACAACCTGCATTGACAACGGCGAAGTGATATTTAAAAGCGGCACCCTAAAGCTGGATTCCGCCAATAACGAGACGATTGCCCTGAACAAACTGACTGTGAACGCGCCCAACTTCTGGTACCGCACGGCAACGGACGGCGCATGGACGCAAGTGACGGGCGGCAGCTGGACGCGGCCTGACGATGCGGTTTATTTTGAGATCACCACCGATGATCCTGCTGCCACGCACTACACCGTTACCTTCGACCTCAACGGCGGCACAAACTGGGACTGGATCAGCGGCGGCGAATGGAATAACGCCCACGATCGGGTGAGTTTTCCCACTCAAACTGGAGGCCGCGGCGAAGGTCTGTCGATCTCTGTGGACCCCGGCATGGGCCCGAAACGGGAAGGCTATGAGTTCGTTGGCTGGTACACTGCAGCTGTCGGCGGTGAGCCGGTGGAGAATCAGTCCTATTACTATCAAGATCAGCGTCTGGAGCCGATCACAGAAAATATCACCCTCTATGCCCACTGGCAGTGGATCGGCGAGGGTCCTGAGCCTGGCCCCGCCCCTGTCCCGGACGAAACGGTGGTCGACGGCGGAGACGGCTCCGGGTTCGGCGCAGTGCTGGCCGTGGCAGGCGGCGCTGCTGTGGTGGGTGCTGCAGGCTTCGGCGTCTACGAACTGGCCACCCGCGCCATCCTGAAAGACCTGCTGCCTGAGGGCACGGCGATCCCCGCGACCCGCGGCGAGCTGGCCCTGCTGCTGTGGCAGAACGCCGGAAGGCCGGAACCCGCTGCACTGCCCGCCTTTGCGGACACGGCAGATACGGAGACTGCAAAGGCCGCCCAGTGGTGCACCGAACAGGGCCTGCTGACGGCTGAGAACGGCGCGTTCCACCCGGAACAGAAGGTCACGAAGTACCGCGTGATCCGGGTCTGGAAACAGGCTGCGGCACCGCAGCAGTGA